The following are encoded together in the Malaya genurostris strain Urasoe2022 chromosome 3, Malgen_1.1, whole genome shotgun sequence genome:
- the LOC131437246 gene encoding RING finger protein vilya isoform X2: MASTLWIHCNLCYYLFYRKDRKFYQLSCLHVFCKDCMAQSNRGTICPVCKRQGIKFVEICNAMDNKVKTLYAPNTSKSIELASTSINFQKKQKQHLISQLIATEEKLEKTEQFEQILRQKIYEYQQKYIKVRAQRRSMQDALRKQVDSSPEITPKLQRDRNKRQTDFFESNSESINSDRSKRTSSSRNSSDSFLNLKGVSTSSESIHSVNFGTTPSSGPYSAGGISDLFYGMKIGHR, encoded by the exons ATGGCTTCAACACTCTGGATTCACTGCAATTTGtgttactatttattctatCGGAAGGATCGCAAATTTTACCAGCTTTCTTGTCTCCATGTGTTTTGTAAGGATTGCATGGCTCAAAGCA ATCGCGGAACGATTTGCCCTGTATGCAAAAGGCAAGGGATTAAATTTGTAGAAATATGCAATGCG ATGGATAATAAAGTCAAAACTCTCTATGCTCCAAATACTTCAAAGTCTATAGAGCTAGCTTCTACTTCCATAAATTTccagaaaaagcaaaaacaaCATCTCATTTCTCAGCTGATTGCAACC gaagaaaaacttgaaaaaaccgaacaatttgaacaaatatTGCGGCAGAAGATCTACGAATATCAACAAAAATATATCAAAGTGCGTGCGCAACGGCGCAGTATGCAAGATGCGCTTCGGAAACAAGTTGATTCATCCCCGGAGATCACACCGAAACTACAAAGAGATCGTAACAAGCGTCAAACGGACTTTTTCGAGAGCAACTCGGAAAGCATAAACAGTGACAGATCTAAGAGAACTTCCAGCAGT CGCAATTCTTCCGATTCATTTCTGAATTTAAAg GGAGTTTCAACGTCTTCAGAGTCAATACACTCAGTAAATTTTGGCACCACACCTTCCAGTGGCCCTTATTCTGCAGGTGGGATAAGTGATCTCTTTTACGGGATGAAAATTGGACACAGATAG
- the LOC131437246 gene encoding RING finger protein vilya isoform X1: protein MASTLWIHCNLCYYLFYRKDRKFYQLSCLHVFCKDCMAQSNRGTICPVCKRQGIKFVEICNAMDNKVKTLYAPNTSKSIELASTSINFQKKQKQHLISQLIATVRTILMSPSIFNNMTSITQYLKEEKLEKTEQFEQILRQKIYEYQQKYIKVRAQRRSMQDALRKQVDSSPEITPKLQRDRNKRQTDFFESNSESINSDRSKRTSSSRNSSDSFLNLKGVSTSSESIHSVNFGTTPSSGPYSAGGISDLFYGMKIGHR from the exons ATGGCTTCAACACTCTGGATTCACTGCAATTTGtgttactatttattctatCGGAAGGATCGCAAATTTTACCAGCTTTCTTGTCTCCATGTGTTTTGTAAGGATTGCATGGCTCAAAGCA ATCGCGGAACGATTTGCCCTGTATGCAAAAGGCAAGGGATTAAATTTGTAGAAATATGCAATGCG ATGGATAATAAAGTCAAAACTCTCTATGCTCCAAATACTTCAAAGTCTATAGAGCTAGCTTCTACTTCCATAAATTTccagaaaaagcaaaaacaaCATCTCATTTCTCAGCTGATTGCAACCGTAAGAACTATTTTAATGTCACCGTCAATATTCAATAATATGACTTCAATTACGCAATACCTTAAGgaagaaaaacttgaaaaaaccgaacaatttgaacaaatatTGCGGCAGAAGATCTACGAATATCAACAAAAATATATCAAAGTGCGTGCGCAACGGCGCAGTATGCAAGATGCGCTTCGGAAACAAGTTGATTCATCCCCGGAGATCACACCGAAACTACAAAGAGATCGTAACAAGCGTCAAACGGACTTTTTCGAGAGCAACTCGGAAAGCATAAACAGTGACAGATCTAAGAGAACTTCCAGCAGT CGCAATTCTTCCGATTCATTTCTGAATTTAAAg GGAGTTTCAACGTCTTCAGAGTCAATACACTCAGTAAATTTTGGCACCACACCTTCCAGTGGCCCTTATTCTGCAGGTGGGATAAGTGATCTCTTTTACGGGATGAAAATTGGACACAGATAG